The sequence AAGGATAAGGAGATAAGCATTGCTACGGCCATTAAGGATGAAACCATCGGTAAAGCAGAAGCGCAAAGGGATACCCGGGTAAAAACCGCGGAAGCCAATGCTATAGCTATTAAGGGTGAAAACGAGGCAAAAATTTCCATTGCCAACTCAGAAGCCGGCCGGAGGGAGAAAGAGGCGGAAGCTCTGCGCATTGCTATTTCCGCTGAAAAAGTGCAACAGGCCAAGGCACTGGAAGAATCGTACGTGGCCGAGCAAAAAGCAGAAGTAGCGCGTGCCGAAAGGGAGCGATCTACCCAGATGGCCAATATTGTGGTGCCGGCAGAGATCGCCAAACAACGCGCCATCATTGAAGCGCAGGCGGCGGCGGAAACCATAAGGGAAAATGCCAAAGGCGAGGCCGATGCCATTTTTGCTAAAATGCAGGCCGAAGCGAAAGGCTTGTATGAAATACTTACCAAACAGGCCGAAGGGTATAAGGAAGTGGTGGCTGCCGCCGGCGGCGATCCGAATAAAGCCTTCCAGTTATTGCTAATTGAAAAGCTGCCTGAGCTGGTGCGTACCCAGGTGGAAGCTGTTAAGAATATCAAGATTGATAAGATCACCGTATGGGATTCCGGCAACGGCAATGGCGAAAATGGTAATTCCTCCACGGCCAATTTTGTTTCGGGCATGATGAAGACAGTTCCCCCGCTTAATGACCTGTTCAATATGGCCGGACTTAACCTGCCCTCTTACTTAAAAGGAGGTGATCAGCCTCAACAGCCTTCTGTTGGAAGCGGGGATAGTGGTAAGGTGGATTAGTTACCTACCAGTATGCCACCATCCGGGACAAAGTTGCACTGTTCCACTTATTGCCTATTATCAGGAATAAGGGGTTGATAATGATCTGCTTAAGGACAGTCTAAAAAAATCCCCTAAAAACACTTGCTAGATAGACCATTGGGTTATACCTTTGGTTTAACTATTTGGTTAAACTGTATGGTTGAAGAGACAAATAAGGACCAAAGTACGGAGCAAAAGATACTGGCGGCGGCCAAAGCGGTGTTCATGGAACAGGGAATGGCAGGCGCCCGGATGCAGGATATTGCCGACAGGGCCGGGATCAATAAGGCCCTTTTGCACTACTACTTCCGCAGCAAAGACAAGCTGTTTGAAATGATATTCCAGGAGGCGGTCATGAAATTCCTGCCCCGGGTTAATATGCTGTTTGAAGCCGATGTGCCCCTTTTTGATAAGATAAAAGGGTTTGTAGATAGTTATATCACCATGATGATGGACAATCCCTTCCTTCCGCTCTTTGTGCTGAATGAGGTACATAAGTCGCCCGAAGATTTTATTATGAAAATATGGGGTGGCAGAACGCCTCCGATCATGGAGTTTGCCGCCCAGGTAGAACGTGAGATAGGACTGGGGCATATCAGGCCCATCAAGCCCGTTCAACTGATGCTGAATATGGTTTCCATGTGCATATTCCCTTTTGTTGGGCGACCAATTATTAAAGGAATATTTAAAATAGAGCATGATCAGTTCATGCAGTTGATGGAAGAACGGAAGACCCTGGTGGCCGACTTCGTTATTAATTCAATAAGGCTATAAAATTTTTTTATGCAGACGTTGACCAAATGGTTAAATAAGGTGGTTAAACATTGGAAAACAGCAGCCCTGCTGCTGTGCACAACAGCCGCGCTGGGGCAGGATAGTACCCGGCTCACCCTGGAGCAGGCTTATGAACTTGCCCGGCAAAATTATCCGCTCATTAAGCAGAAAGGACTGGTAAAGCAAACGGCCACACTTACGATTGATAACCTCAACAAAAGCTTTTTACCGCAGGTTACCGTGTCGGGCCAGGCTACTTACCAGTCGGATGTGACCAGCGTGCCGATTAAGATCCCCGGTATGGATATCCCGGTCCCTTCCAAAGATCAGTACCGCATACAGGCAGAGGCTACCCAACTCTTGTATGATGGCGGCACTATTAAGGCGCAAAAGAATGTACAGGAGGTAAATGCACTGGTAGAAGAGCAGCGTGCCGAAGTAGATCTGTATAAAGTGAAGGAACGCATCAACCAGTTCTACCTCGGCATTTTATTGCTGGATGAACAGTTGAAGCAAACCGAACTGGTGAAGAAAGATATACAGTTAGGCATTAAAAGAGTAACAGCGCAGGTGAATAATGGTACTGCTTTCCGCTCCAATCAACTGGTATTGGAAGCTGAACTGCTGAAGGCAGAACAACGTACCATTGAACTGAAAACTACCCGTAAGGGATGGCTGGATGTATTGTCGCTGTTCCTGAACCAGCCACTGCCGGAAAATACCGCTCTTGAAACACCCACCGTGCGTACTTATATTATGGCGCCGGGCATTAACCGTCCAGAACTCAGGTTATTCTCCTACCAGGACAGTTTATTCAAAACGCAGAACCAGTTGGTAAGTGCAAAGAACCGGCCGCGTACCAGCCTGTTTGTACAAGGTGGTTACAGCAGGCCGGGGCTCAATATGCTGAAGAACGACTTTGACTGGTTTTATATCGGCGGCATACGCCTCAACTGGTCGCTGGGCAATTTATACACTACCAAAAAAGAACGGCAACTACTGGCCGTGAATCAGCGGATGGTGGATGTACAGAAGGACCTGTTCCTGCTCAATACGAATACACAACTGAAGCAGCAGGAATCAGAACTGAATAAACTACAGCAACTGATTGCCACGGATGAGCAGATCATTGATATCCGTGCCAAAGTAAAGGAGTCGGCGAATGCACAACTGGAAAATGGCGTGATCACGGCGAATGATTACCTGCGGGAAGTAAATGCAGAAGACCAGGCAAGGCTTGCGCTCATAGCCCACCGCTTACAGTGGCTGCAGGCGCAGATCAATCACGAAACCATATCGGGTAATCAATAAACTGAAAACAAGCAACAGGAATAAATATAGTATTATGAAAAAGATCATTACAGGGGTAATCATCATAGCCACTTTCCTCACTGCCTGCAATGGCAATAAAGTTACGTACGATGCATCGGGCACTTTTGAAGTGGATGAAGTGATCGTATCAGCAGAACTGACAGGCAAGCTATTGTCTTTCGATGTACGGGAGGGAGATTCTATTCCCAAAGACAAAGTGGTAGGTACCATTGATGCCGAAAACCTGTCCTTACAGAAAGACCAGGTGCAGGCCAGCATTGAAGCCCTGAAAGAAAAGACTTCCGACCTGGCCCCGCAGGTGAGGTTATTACAGGATCAGTTGACCGTACAACAATCACAACTGGACAGGCTGCTGCGCGAAAAGCAACGTACCGAAAACCTGTTGAAACAGGATGCGGCCACCGGCAAGCAACTGGACGATCTGAATGCAGAGATAGATGTGGTGAAGAAGCAGATGGGTGTCACCCAACAACAGATCAATGTACAGCGCAGTAATGTAGGTACCCAGAACCGCAGCATCCTCAGTGAAGGCAAGCCGCTGGAAAAGAGAGTGGCGCAACTGGATGATCAGTTAAAGCGTGCTGATATTACCAATCCCATCGGTGGTACGGTGATCACCAAGTATGCAGAAGCGGGCGAGATGACATCTGCCGGCAAGGCATTGTATAAGATTGCCGACCTCTCTACGATGACCCTGCGGGCCTATATAACCGGTACCCAATTGTCGCAGGTAAAACTGAACCAGCCGGTAAAGGTATTGATTGATAATGGCGCAGACGCCTACCGTGAATATCCCGGCGTGATCACCTGGATATCTGATAAAGCAGAGTTCACGCCCAAAACGATACAAACCAAAGAAGAGCGCGCCAACCTGGTATATGCCACGAAGGTGCGGGTAAAGAATGATGGGTTTATTAAGATCGGGATGTATGGAGAAGTGAAATTGTGAGTAGTGAATCGAATACAGGGAATAATCAATAATGAATAATCAGTAATTAATATGCCTTCAGTAGTAGCTGAAAATATTATCAAGAAGTACGGCAAGAAGAAAGATGTGGTGGAAGCCCTGCATGGTATTTCTTTCGAAGCGGAGCAGGGGGAGCTGTTCGGCATCATCGGACCGGATGGGGCCGGTAAAACCTCCCTGTTCCGTATCCTTACTACGTTATTGCTGCCCGATGGGGGCCGCGCTTCGGTAGATGGGCTGGATGTGGTGAAGGATTTTAAAGCCATCCGCAACAGGGTGGGGTATATGCCCGGCCGTTTTTCCCTGTACCAGGACCTCACCGTAGCGGAGAATATGGAATTCTTTGCCACCATTTTTAATACTTCCATAGCAGCCAATTATGACCTCGTGAAGGACATCTATTCACAGATAGAGCCTTTTAGGGACAGGCGGGCCGGTAAGTTATCAGGAGGTATGAAGCAAAAGCTGGCCCTGAGCTGTGCGCTCATTCATCGTCCTTCTGTGTTGTTCCTGGATGAACCTACGACGGGTGTGGACGCTGTATCCCGTAAAGAGTTTTGGGAGATGCTGCGCAAGCTGAAACAACAAGGCATCACCATCCTGGTCTCTACGCCCTATATGGATGAAGCAAGCCTTTGTGACCGCGTAGCGCTGATACAGAATGGGAAATTATTATCGGTCAATAGTCCGGCTGGTGTACGGGCTGCCTTTGGTAAACCCCTGCTGGCAGTGAGGGCTACGAAAATGCTATCCCTGCTGAATGACCTGAAGCAATCCGGCGCTGTGGCAGATGCTTATCCCTTTGGAGAGTATCATCATGCTGTGATGCGCGGCAGTTATGATACGGAGCAATTGCGTCATTACCTGCAACAAAAGGGACATGAACAGGTAGAGATACAGGCGATAGAGCCGGATATAGAAGATTGTTTTATGGACCTGATGAAAAACTAATGCAACATGAATGAACAAATAGCCATAAAAGCGGATCACCTTACCAAACGTTTCGGCGACTTCACGGCCGTAGACGGGATCTCCTTTGAAGTGCAGAAGGGGGAGATATTCGGGTTCCTGGGCGCCAATGGCGCCGGCAAAACCACTGCCATGCGTATGCTGTGCGGACTTTCTATTCCTACCGGCGGTAAGGCTACGGTGGCCGGTTACGATGTATACAAACAAACAGAACAGATCAAGCGGAGCATCGGGTATATGAGCCAGAAGTTTTCCCTGTATGAAGACCTGACGGTGAAAGAGAATATCCGCTTTTATGCCGGCATCTATGGCAAGAGCGACGCTTTTATCAAGGAAAAAACAGCTTACCTGCTGCAGGAACTGCACATGGAAGGCGAGGCCAATAAGCTGGTGGGCTCCCTGCCCCTGGGATGGAAGCAGAAGCTGGCTTTCTCTGTAGCCATTTTCCATGAGCCGGAGATCGTATTCCTGGATGAGCCTACCGGCGGGGTAGACCCTGTGACCAGGCGTGAGTTCTGGAATATGATCTACAATGCAGCGGCCAAAGGCATCACCATTTTTGTGACCACCCACTATATGGATGAGGCAGAGTATTGTAACCGGGTATCTATCATGGTGGATGGACGCATTGATGCACTCGATACACCTACCCAACTGAAAAAGACATTGCAGGCGGCTTCCATGGATGAAGTGTTTTTAAAGCTGGCCCGGAAAGCAAAGCGTAATGCAGATTAAAAGTATTTACTGATATGAAACAGTTTCTATCATTCGTAAAAAAGGAGTTCTACCACATCGGGCGCGACAGGCGTACGCTGTTTATCCTGCTGGGTATGCCCATTATGCAAATCATCATTTTCGGATTTGCATTGACCAATGAGGTGAAGAACTCCAGGATTGCCATCCTGGACAATGCGCAGGATGTGGCTTCCACAGCCATCAGCAGTGAACTGGAAGCCAGCCGCTATTTTGATATTGCGCGCGACCTGCATTCCTATAAAGATATTGAAGCTGCCTTTAAGCAAGGGGCCATCAAACTGGCGGTGGTATTTCCCCAGCAGTTCAACAGCGACCTGCAGCATTTCAATACAGCCCAGGTACAACTGGTGGCCGATGCTTCTGATCCCAACGTGGCCACTACGCTAACCAACTATGCTACGTCGGTTATTATGGATTACCAGGACAGGATCACCAATGGCCGGCAATTGCCCTATACCATTAAAACAGAGATGCGGATGTTGTATAATCCGCAACTGAAAGGCGCCTACAGTTTTGTGCCGGGTGTAATGGCCATGGTGCTGATGCTGGTATGTACGATGATGACTGCCATTACGGTGGTGCGGGAAAAAGAAACAGGCACGATGGAGATCATGCTGGTATCGCCCGTGCGCCCGATGAAGATCGTAACGGCAAAGGCAGTGCCTTACCTGCTGTTGTCTATGATCAATATTACCAGTATCCTGTTGCTGAGTGTGTTTGTGCTGGATGTACCGATCAATGGGAGTTTATTGTTGCTGATTGCAGAAAGTATCTTGTTCATCCTCACCTCACTGGCACTGGGGCTGCTGATCTCTTCCTCTACCAACTCACAGCAAACGGCCATGTTTATTTCCTTAACGGGATTATTCCTGCCTACGGTGATGCTGAGCGGGTTTATGTTCCCGATCGAGAATATGCCTTTAGCCTTACGCATTATATCCAATGTAGTTCCTTCGAAGTGGTATTATGATATTGTGAGGTCGGTCATGATCAAAGGGCTGGGCATCTCAGCCGTATGGAAAGAAACGCTGATACTGGCAGGTATGACGGTTTTCCTGCTGGCGCTGGCTATTAAGAAGTTTAAAATAAGACTGGCATGAGAACTTTAAAATTCCTGCTGCAGAAAGAGTTCCGGCAAATCTTCCGTGATCCGGCCATCCTCCGCATCCTTTTTGTGATGCCCCTGGTGCAATTGATGATCCTGCCCCGTGCGGCGGACTATGAAGTGAAGAATATCAAGCTGAGCGTGGTAGATCATGATCATTCAGACTATTCGCGTCAACTGGTATCCAAGATCACTGCTTCGGGGTATTTCATATTGAATAATTATACTTCCTCCTATAAGGATGCTATGCATGAAGTGGAAAAAGACCATGCCGACCTGATCCTGGAAATACCAGCCTCCTTTGAAAAGACGCTGGTAAAGGAAGATGAGGCGCCTTTATTCATGGCGGTGAATGCGATCAATGGGGCCAAGGCCGGCCTGGGTTCTGCCTATCTGCGTGCCATTATCCAGGATTTTAACCGGGAGATAAGAATGGAATGGATCCAGTTTCCCCGCTTTAATCCTGAACTGAATGTAGCTGTTACTTCTTCCAACTGGTTCAATCCCTCCCTGAATTACCGTTATTTCATGGTGCCGGGTATCCTGGTGGTATTGGTAACGATGGTAGGCGCTTTCCTTACTTCTCTGAATATTGTAAAGGAGAAGGAGATTGGCACCATTGAGCAGATCAACGTAACGCCTATCCGCAAATACCATTTCATCCTTGGCAAGCTGATCCCCTTCTGGGTGCTGGGTATGGTGGTATTGAGCCTGGGCCTTATACTGGCAAGATTTGCTTATAATGTCATTCCTGCCGGCAGCCTGCTTACCATTTACGTATTCGCAGCCGTGTATTTGCTGGCGGTGCTGGGGTTGGGGTTGTTGCTTTCTACCTATACCGCCAATCAGCAGCAGGCCATGTTGCTGTCTTTCTTTATCATAATGGTGTTTATCCTGCTGGGCGGTCTTTATACCTCTATTGATAGTATGCCGGCCTGGGCGCAGGCTGTGACCAAGGTAAACCCGGTGGCCTATTTTGTAGAAGTAATGCGTATGGTGATCCTGAAAGGCAGCAGCCTGGCAGATATCAAACACCAGCTACTGATCGTCTTCGGCTTTGCGGTATTGCTGAATGGCTGGGCGATCATCAGCTATAAAAAGCGGGCGTAAAAGAAGAGGGGAATAGCGCCTGGCTATCCCCATACACCTCCTGCAATAGCTTTTTGAATATAAGTCGAAAAATCAGTTGCCTTGCGGCCTAAGGCTTTTTCTACACCGTCTGTTACATGCGCATTTCTGCCATCCAGTATTTCTGTGAATAAGTAAGTGAGCAGTGATGTGTATACTTTAGGAACATTGTATTCGTCCATCAGGGCTGCATATTCGTCCATAGATATGTGCTGGTATTGGATAGGCTTGCCGGTGGCGCGGGCAATTTCTGCTATTGCTTCTTTAAAGGTGAGCATGCGCGGTCCGGTTACCTCATACAAGGTGTTGGTGTGATTGTCGGTGGTTAAAGCTGCTATGGCGATCTCTGCAATATCATCTATGTCAATAAAGGGTTCTCTAACATTAGGTACAGGCAATGCCACATGACCGGCTGCAATGGGGTCGGCGAGATAGCCTTCACTAAAGTTCTGGCAGAACCAGCTTGCCCTGATGATGGTCCAGTTGAAGTTTGTATTCATAACGATCTGCTCGCACTGTTGTGCCTCCGGTTCACCACGGCCGGACAATAAGACCAGTTTCTTTACCCCACTTTTTGCGGCTGCTTTGGTAAAGGCAGTGATGGCTGGGACCGCTTCAGGAACAGCCAGATCTGGCACATAGGCTACATATACTGAATCAATATCCTGCAGGGCGGCTGGCCAGGTAGCCTCGTTGTCCCAGTCGAAAGGAATGGCTGCACCGCGGGAGCCTGCACGTACTGTCCAGCCATCTTTGGTAAGGCGGTTAAAAACCCTGCTGCCCGTTTTTCCGGTGCTACCGAGCACCAGTATCCTGTTTGTTTTGTTGCTTGTTGACATAGTATTTAATTTTCAACAAAGCTATTCCGGGCCGTACGGGGGAAATAGAACAAAACCGACAATGTTGGATGCGCGTAAACAAAGGGATGGTATATGAACTGTTCATTATGTGAAGCCCTGTTTTCTTTATCTGGCCGATGAATCGGAAGGCAAGCCGTTGCCCACCGGTAAAGGCCCGTTCAGGATCGTGGTGCCGGGTGAAAAGAAACCTGCCCGCAGCGGTTTCCAGGTTACGGAGCTGGTAGTACGCTTTGGGCGGGATGATTAGCCATGGCAGTGATAGCTCCTCATTTATTAATTATTAGTCCACCATACCGCTCTCTATTTTACATTTGCGCTCAAACTTGAACTATGGAATACAGACAATTGGGCGAAACAGACCTCCGGTTATCAGCTATTACCTTTGGGGCCTGGGCGATTGGCGGATGGATGTGGGGTGGGGCCGACAGGAAGGATGCGGTAAAAGCGATACAGGCTTCATATGCAGAAGGTGTTACTTCTATTGATACAGCGCCGGCTTACGGACAGGGATTGAGCGAAGAGATCGTAGCCGAAGCCATCCAAGGTATACCACGGGATAAAGTGCAACTGCTTACCAAATTCGGTTTGCGTTGGGACGTGAAAGAAGGGGAGTTCTTCTTCAAAAGCAAAGATGCAGCCGGTAATGACCTCGATATTTATAAGCTGGCTTCCAAAGCCAGTGTGATCAAAGAATGCGAAGACTGTCTGCGCCGGCTGAAAACAGATTATATTGACCTGTTCCAGATACACTGGGCCGATCCTTCTACTCCCATTGCCGAAACGATGGAAGCATTGGCCTTGCTGCTGCAGCAGGGTAAGATCAGGGCTGCCGGCGTATGTAATTATGCTGTGGAGCAGATGAAAGAGGCGGAGAAAACCATCAAGCTGGCTTCTGACCAGGTGCCGTATAGCATGGTGCTGCGCGATATTGAAAAGGAACTGGTGCCTTACGCTTTGGAGCATAAAAAATCCATCATTGCCTACAGTCCGCTGCAACGGGGCCTGCTTACCGGTAAGATAAAACCGGGTCATAAGTTTGGCGAAGGGGATACCCGGGAGAGCAACCGCTTTTATACACCAGAGAATATCACAAAGGTGAATGCCTTCCTGGATACACTAAGACCGCTGGCGGCAGAAAAAAAGGCCAGTCTGGCCCAGGTGGTGATCCGCTGGACGATTGAGCAACCCGCCATTACCGTAGCCCTGGTAGGCGCCCGGAATGC comes from Paraflavitalea devenefica and encodes:
- a CDS encoding ABC transporter permease, encoding MKQFLSFVKKEFYHIGRDRRTLFILLGMPIMQIIIFGFALTNEVKNSRIAILDNAQDVASTAISSELEASRYFDIARDLHSYKDIEAAFKQGAIKLAVVFPQQFNSDLQHFNTAQVQLVADASDPNVATTLTNYATSVIMDYQDRITNGRQLPYTIKTEMRMLYNPQLKGAYSFVPGVMAMVLMLVCTMMTAITVVREKETGTMEIMLVSPVRPMKIVTAKAVPYLLLSMINITSILLLSVFVLDVPINGSLLLLIAESILFILTSLALGLLISSSTNSQQTAMFISLTGLFLPTVMLSGFMFPIENMPLALRIISNVVPSKWYYDIVRSVMIKGLGISAVWKETLILAGMTVFLLALAIKKFKIRLA
- a CDS encoding NmrA family NAD(P)-binding protein: MSTSNKTNRILVLGSTGKTGSRVFNRLTKDGWTVRAGSRGAAIPFDWDNEATWPAALQDIDSVYVAYVPDLAVPEAVPAITAFTKAAAKSGVKKLVLLSGRGEPEAQQCEQIVMNTNFNWTIIRASWFCQNFSEGYLADPIAAGHVALPVPNVREPFIDIDDIAEIAIAALTTDNHTNTLYEVTGPRMLTFKEAIAEIARATGKPIQYQHISMDEYAALMDEYNVPKVYTSLLTYLFTEILDGRNAHVTDGVEKALGRKATDFSTYIQKAIAGGVWG
- a CDS encoding ABC transporter permease: MRTLKFLLQKEFRQIFRDPAILRILFVMPLVQLMILPRAADYEVKNIKLSVVDHDHSDYSRQLVSKITASGYFILNNYTSSYKDAMHEVEKDHADLILEIPASFEKTLVKEDEAPLFMAVNAINGAKAGLGSAYLRAIIQDFNREIRMEWIQFPRFNPELNVAVTSSNWFNPSLNYRYFMVPGILVVLVTMVGAFLTSLNIVKEKEIGTIEQINVTPIRKYHFILGKLIPFWVLGMVVLSLGLILARFAYNVIPAGSLLTIYVFAAVYLLAVLGLGLLLSTYTANQQQAMLLSFFIIMVFILLGGLYTSIDSMPAWAQAVTKVNPVAYFVEVMRMVILKGSSLADIKHQLLIVFGFAVLLNGWAIISYKKRA
- a CDS encoding ABC transporter ATP-binding protein yields the protein MPSVVAENIIKKYGKKKDVVEALHGISFEAEQGELFGIIGPDGAGKTSLFRILTTLLLPDGGRASVDGLDVVKDFKAIRNRVGYMPGRFSLYQDLTVAENMEFFATIFNTSIAANYDLVKDIYSQIEPFRDRRAGKLSGGMKQKLALSCALIHRPSVLFLDEPTTGVDAVSRKEFWEMLRKLKQQGITILVSTPYMDEASLCDRVALIQNGKLLSVNSPAGVRAAFGKPLLAVRATKMLSLLNDLKQSGAVADAYPFGEYHHAVMRGSYDTEQLRHYLQQKGHEQVEIQAIEPDIEDCFMDLMKN
- a CDS encoding TetR/AcrR family transcriptional regulator; this encodes MVEETNKDQSTEQKILAAAKAVFMEQGMAGARMQDIADRAGINKALLHYYFRSKDKLFEMIFQEAVMKFLPRVNMLFEADVPLFDKIKGFVDSYITMMMDNPFLPLFVLNEVHKSPEDFIMKIWGGRTPPIMEFAAQVEREIGLGHIRPIKPVQLMLNMVSMCIFPFVGRPIIKGIFKIEHDQFMQLMEERKTLVADFVINSIRL
- a CDS encoding flotillin family protein: MSPILIIVVAAVVLFVTIMALVSRYKRCPSDKILVIYGRTGGSSAKCIHGGGAFIWPVIQDYAFLDLKPLSIEANLTNALSRQNIRVDVPCRFTIAISTEADNMNTAAERLLGLSAEQIQELAKDILFGQLRLVIATMTIEEINSDRDKFLENISKNVDSELKKIGLKLINVNVTDIKDESGYIAALGKEAAAKAINEAKISVAEQEKIGETGKALADREKDTQIAETHRDRDVKIAITQKDKEISIATAIKDETIGKAEAQRDTRVKTAEANAIAIKGENEAKISIANSEAGRREKEAEALRIAISAEKVQQAKALEESYVAEQKAEVARAERERSTQMANIVVPAEIAKQRAIIEAQAAAETIRENAKGEADAIFAKMQAEAKGLYEILTKQAEGYKEVVAAAGGDPNKAFQLLLIEKLPELVRTQVEAVKNIKIDKITVWDSGNGNGENGNSSTANFVSGMMKTVPPLNDLFNMAGLNLPSYLKGGDQPQQPSVGSGDSGKVD
- a CDS encoding HlyD family secretion protein; translated protein: MKKIITGVIIIATFLTACNGNKVTYDASGTFEVDEVIVSAELTGKLLSFDVREGDSIPKDKVVGTIDAENLSLQKDQVQASIEALKEKTSDLAPQVRLLQDQLTVQQSQLDRLLREKQRTENLLKQDAATGKQLDDLNAEIDVVKKQMGVTQQQINVQRSNVGTQNRSILSEGKPLEKRVAQLDDQLKRADITNPIGGTVITKYAEAGEMTSAGKALYKIADLSTMTLRAYITGTQLSQVKLNQPVKVLIDNGADAYREYPGVITWISDKAEFTPKTIQTKEERANLVYATKVRVKNDGFIKIGMYGEVKL
- a CDS encoding ABC transporter ATP-binding protein, giving the protein MNEQIAIKADHLTKRFGDFTAVDGISFEVQKGEIFGFLGANGAGKTTAMRMLCGLSIPTGGKATVAGYDVYKQTEQIKRSIGYMSQKFSLYEDLTVKENIRFYAGIYGKSDAFIKEKTAYLLQELHMEGEANKLVGSLPLGWKQKLAFSVAIFHEPEIVFLDEPTGGVDPVTRREFWNMIYNAAAKGITIFVTTHYMDEAEYCNRVSIMVDGRIDALDTPTQLKKTLQAASMDEVFLKLARKAKRNAD
- a CDS encoding TolC family protein, with translation MQTLTKWLNKVVKHWKTAALLLCTTAALGQDSTRLTLEQAYELARQNYPLIKQKGLVKQTATLTIDNLNKSFLPQVTVSGQATYQSDVTSVPIKIPGMDIPVPSKDQYRIQAEATQLLYDGGTIKAQKNVQEVNALVEEQRAEVDLYKVKERINQFYLGILLLDEQLKQTELVKKDIQLGIKRVTAQVNNGTAFRSNQLVLEAELLKAEQRTIELKTTRKGWLDVLSLFLNQPLPENTALETPTVRTYIMAPGINRPELRLFSYQDSLFKTQNQLVSAKNRPRTSLFVQGGYSRPGLNMLKNDFDWFYIGGIRLNWSLGNLYTTKKERQLLAVNQRMVDVQKDLFLLNTNTQLKQQESELNKLQQLIATDEQIIDIRAKVKESANAQLENGVITANDYLREVNAEDQARLALIAHRLQWLQAQINHETISGNQ
- a CDS encoding aldo/keto reductase yields the protein MEYRQLGETDLRLSAITFGAWAIGGWMWGGADRKDAVKAIQASYAEGVTSIDTAPAYGQGLSEEIVAEAIQGIPRDKVQLLTKFGLRWDVKEGEFFFKSKDAAGNDLDIYKLASKASVIKECEDCLRRLKTDYIDLFQIHWADPSTPIAETMEALALLLQQGKIRAAGVCNYAVEQMKEAEKTIKLASDQVPYSMVLRDIEKELVPYALEHKKSIIAYSPLQRGLLTGKIKPGHKFGEGDTRESNRFYTPENITKVNAFLDTLRPLAAEKKASLAQVVIRWTIEQPAITVALVGARNAEQAVQNAKAIEVKLSKEEIGFINQQIAKM